In Arachis hypogaea cultivar Tifrunner chromosome 17, arahy.Tifrunner.gnm2.J5K5, whole genome shotgun sequence, a single window of DNA contains:
- the LOC112766155 gene encoding lectin, with product MSSVSFTFNKFEPNQEDLILQGDSSISNKNVLHLTNVDQNGLPQNGSVGRALYSAPIHIFSKSALASSFETTFTFKVSQNGSNAPGDGFAFFIAPTDTTIPPNSGGKFLGLFDGPGIITDTIVAVEFDTYVNREIEDPDFIHIGIDINSIKSSVTNKWILQSGVVATAKISYNSVSKRLSVICSYPNAAPVTLTHDVDFSNAVPEWVRVGFSGSTGQYAQANDILSWSFRSTLTTNNIV from the coding sequence ATGTCTTCTGTCTCATTCACCTTCAATAAATTTGAGCCTAACCAGGAAGACCTCATCCTCCAAGGAGACTCGTCCATTTCAAATAAAAATGTCTTACACCTCACCAATGTAGACCAAAATGGATTACCACAAAATGGCAGTGTAGGCAGAGCATTATACTCTGCCCCTATTCACATCTTTAGTAAATCTGCTTTGGCATCAAGCTTTGAAACCACCTTCACCTTTAAAGTCTCACAAAACGGATCCAATGCTCCCGGTGACGGCTTTGCCTTCTTCATCGCTCCGACCGACACCACCATCCCTCCTAATTCCGGTGGTAAGTTCCTCGGTCTCTTCGACGGACCAGGTATAATAACCGATACAATTGTTGCTGTTGAGTTTGATACCTATGTTAACCGCGAGATTGAAGATCCCGATTTTATCCACATCGGAATTGATATCAACTCTATCAAATCATCTGTGACAAACAAGTGGATTCTCCAAAGTGGAGTGGTAGCCACTGCAAAAATATCATATAACTCTGTCTCAAAGAGACTAAGTGTTATATGTTCATATCCAAATGCTGCTCCAGTAACACTTACTCATGATGTTGACTTCAGTAATGCCGTTCCTGAATGGGTTAGGGTTGGGTTCTCAGGTTCCACTGGGCAATACGCTCAAGCAAATGATATTTTATCTTGGTCTTTCAGGTCAACGTTGACCACCAACAACATTGTGTAA